Genomic DNA from bacterium:
CAGGTCCACCGGCGTGGGCCGGGTCGGCGCCGGCAGCCCCAGCGCCGCGTGCACCTCGGGGCCGACCTCGTAGCACTCCCCGCAAATGGCGGGGCCGCAGTGCATGTGCAGCGCGCCCGGCCGCGACCCGGCGCCGACCAGCGCCCGGACCCCCGCCTCCAGGATCCCGGCCGCCGTGCCCCGCCAGCCGGCGTGCAGCAGCGCGATCGCGCGCTCCTCCGGGTCCACGAGGAAAACCGGCACGCAGTCCGCCACGGAGACGGTGAGCAGCACCCCCTCGGCCCGCGTCGCGTGGCCGTCCGCGGCATCCGCGAGGGTCAGCCCAGGCGCGCCCGACCCGTGCCAGAGGAGCCGCGCGCCGTGGACTTGCCGCGCGTGCACCGCCCGCTCGCAGCCCAGCTCATCCCGCAAGGTGCGCCAGCGGCCCAGCGCCGTCCCGACGGGGACGCTGCCCGAGAGCCCGAGATCGAACGGCTCCGGACCGTCCCCCCGGCCGGTGATCCCCTGGATCAACCAGGGGAACCGGGCGGCCCAATCCCGGTGGACGTACCAGGGCACGGGCCCACCCACGCGTTCCTCCCGGACCCGGGCCACCACGGCGCTCCCCGGCATCGGCCGAACCGTCCGGCTCAGGCGCCCTCGACCGGGATCTGACGCGACCGGCCCTCCAGCTCCTCGACGCGCCGGCGCAGCTCGGCCACCTCTTCGCGCAGCGCCTCGAAGTCCCGGCGCGGCACGAAATCCAGCCGCTCCCGCGCCTCGCCCATGGCCGACTGCGCCCGCTGCATCGTGCGCCGCATCGCCTCCCGCGCCCGCTCCGGCGAGGGCGCGCCCCGCTGGCGGATCTCCTCGATCGTCTCGTCGATCGCTTCCTTGAACGCGTCCAGCACGCCCAGCCAGGCGCGCAGGCCCTCCCGGCTCCGCATCTCCTCACTGCTCATCGTCGTCTCCCGGTCGTTGGGTGCTCTCTCAGACCTCGCGCGAGTCCTGTCGCTGGATCCGCGCGCCCAGCATGCGCAACCGCTCGTCGATCCGCTCGTAGCCGCGCTCGATCTGGCCGGTGTTGTAGATGTGGCTCTCCCCCTCGGCGCACAGCGCGGCGATCAGCAAGGCCATGCCGGCGCGGATGTCGGGGCTCTCGACCACGCCAGCGTGGAGCCGCGAGGGCCCGACGACGACGGCGCGGTGCGGATCACAGAGCACGATCCGCGCGCCCATCCCGATCACCTTGTCGGCGAAGAACATGCGCGACTCGAACATCTTCTCGTGGATCAGGATGGTGCCCCGGCACTGGGTGGCCACCACCAGCGCGATCGAGGTGAGGTCCGCGGGGAACGCGGGCCACGGCCCGTCGTCGATCTTCGGGATGTGCCCGCCCATGTCCATCCGGATCTCGCGCTCCTGGTCCGCCGGGACGAACAGGTCGGACCCGCGGATCTCGCAGCGGATGCCGAGGCGCTCGAACGCGAGCAGCGTGGAGTCCAGGTGCTCGACGGCGGCGTCCTCGATCAGGATCTCGCCGCCCGTGACCGCGGCCAGACCGATGAACGAACCGACCTCGATGTGGTCGCTGCCGATGCGGTACCGCGCGCCGTGCAGCCGCTCCACGCCCTCGATCTCCAGTACGTGGGTGCCGATCCCGGAGATTCGCGCACCCATGGCGTTCAGCAAGTGACACAGGTCCTGGACGTGGGGCTCCGCCGCGGCGTTGCGCAGGCGTGTCGTGCCTTTGGCGAGCACCGCGGCCATGATCGCGTTCTCCGTGGCCGTGACGCTCGGCTCATCGAGGAAGATGTCGGTGCCCACCAGGCCATCGGTCTCGATCTGGTAGCCGCGGGTGGCCTGGACGCGGGCGCCGAGGCGACTGAGCGCGAGGAAGTGGGTGTCCACGCGGCGCCGGCCGATGACGTCTCCGCCGGGCGGGGGCAGCATCATGCGGCCGACGCGGGCGAGCATCGGCCCCGCCAGCAGGATGGAGGCGCGGATGCGCGCGGTCAGCTCGGGCGAGAGCTCGGACGCCCGCACCTCCCGGGCCTGGAGCCGCACGGTGTTGGGCGCCACCCACTCGAACTCGACACCGACATGGCCGAGCAGCTCCAGTAGGGTACGGACGTCCCGAATGTCCGGGATGTTCTCGAGGATGACCGGCTCGTCCGTCAGCAGTGAGGCGGCCAGCGCGGGCAGCGCGGCGTTCTTGTTGCCCGCCGGCCGGATCTTCCCGCGGAGCGGGTATCCCCCTTCCACAATCAGCTTCGGCATCTGGCTACTCCCCCTGTGGCGCTGCCCGCCGCATCGCGTCCCGGCCCATCCCCCGACGGGCCGGCCGCAGTGGAGCGGGCTCGGTCCGCCCCGGCCTAACCCTGTGTGATTTACACGACATCGATCCGAACGTTCAGCGGCTCACCCTCCACCTCGAGCACGTTCGCCATGGTCCGGTCGCCGACCCGGTTGAACTGGAGCGAGACGCGGCTCGCTCCCACGGCCAGCCGCAAGACGTCGAGGTAGCGGAGGCGCGGCGGCAAGTGAGGCCGCACGAGGCGCAGCTCCTGCCGCGTCGCCTCGGGCTCGATCCCGAGGATGCCCTGGATGACGGGGAACAGCGCCCCGGCCGCCCACGCCTGGGGAGAACACGACACCGGGTAAGCGACGGGCGCATCGGTCTCGCCCCGGGAGATCCCGCAGAACAGCTCCGGGAGGCGGTGGTAGCGGAAGTGCAGCGACGTGTCGAACAACGCGCCGAGCACCGTGGCGGCCTCGCGCCGCAGACCGTAGCGCGCGAGCCCCTGGGCGATCAGCGCGTTGTCGTGCGGCCAGACCGTGCCGTTGTGGTACGAGAGCGGGTTGTAGACCGGCTGCGTCCGCGCCACGGTCCGGATGCCCCAACCGGAGAACATGTGCTCGCCCAGGAGGACATCCGCCATGCGGCGGGCCTGCTCGGGCGTCGGCACGCCGGCGAGCAGCAGGTGGCCGGGGTTCGAGGTGATGGTGGGGACCTGCCGCTTCTCGCCGTCGAGCGCGAGGGCGAAGTAGTCGAGGTCCTCCATCCAGAAGGCCTCGCGGATGCGTGCGGCGAGCTCTTCGGCTTGGCCCCGGAGCGCGGCGGCGCGGGCCGGATCGCCCAGCACCTCGTAGAGATACGCCATGCCCTGCTTCGCGGCCACGACGTAGCCCTGCACCTCGACGAGCGCGACGGGGGGCTCCGGCAGCCGGCCGTCCGGATACGGCACGCCGTCGTGCGAGTCCTTCCAGCCCTGGTTGACGAGCCCGCGAGGAGAGCGGCGCGCGTACTCGACGAAGCCGTCGCCATCGAGGTCGCCGTAGCGGTCGATCCACTCGATGGCGCGCTCGGCGGCGGGGAGCAGCTCGCGGGCGAACTCCAGGTCGCCGGTCCAGCGCACGGTCTCGGCCAGCAGGTGCACGAAGAGCGGCGTGGCGTCCACACTGCCGTAGTACGGCGTGTGCGGCACCTCCCGGCACGCCACCATCTCGCCGCGCCGCAGCTCGTGCATGATCTTGCCCGGCTCCTCCTCGGTGAACTCGTCCACCCGCCTGCCCTGGTACGCCGCCAGGAAGCGGAGGCACGACCTGGCGATGTCCGGACGGACCGGGAGCGTTTCGAGGCTGGTGATGATCGCGTCGCGGCCGAACGGCGAGGTGAACCACGGAATGCCTGCGGCGATGACCCGCTGGCCGCCCACGTCCACCATGAGCGCGCGCAGGTCCACGACGGCCTGGTCGAGGGCGGCGTTGAAGAAGTCGTCGTCGCTACGGAACCGCGCCGCGCCTTGTCGCCACTCGTCGTAGGCGGCACGCAACGCCGTCACGCGCTCGTTGAACGGCCGCCGCGGCGGAGCCGGGACTCCGTCGACCTCCGCCACGATCCGCACCTCGATCTCGGCCGACTCCCGAGGGTCGAGCGGCAGGCGCCAGAGCGCGCGGCCGGCCTCCAGCTCGTCCGGCCGCGGCGAGAACTCGAGCCGCGTGCGGCGCAGCACGCCGTCCAGGCCCCGGTAGAGCCAGACGACCTCGGATTCGCCCACCAGGGGCCGGTAGTACTGCCCGCGCCTCGGCCGGACGGCGCCGCGGACCTCGAAGATGTCGGCGAAGTCCGCGGCGAAGCGCAGCTCCGCCCAGAAGTCCACCGTGCGGCCGAGGTAGTTGGTGAACACCATCCGGTCGCCCATGCAGTCATCCAGCAGTTGCTCCCTGCGGATGTGCATGAAGTTCTTGGGCTCCCGGAAGTCGCCGCCGAACTCGCGGTCGGTGATGGTGAGATCGATCTGCGAGATGAAGACCCGGGCCGCCTGGGAGCTCAGAACATCGGGCCTTCCGCCGGCCGTGCGCAGCTCGTAATGACTGAGCACGCGCGTGTCCTCGTAGAACAGCCCGAGCTCGCACGCGCCGGCCGGCGCGATGTTGCCGGCGGCATCCGTCAGCAGGAAATACCGGTTCTCCTTGAGGACCAGCTCGGTCGCGGCGAGGGAGCGGATCTCGCACGCGATGCGTTCGTAGCCGAGCAGCTCCGCGCCGGAGACGGGCGTCAGCTCGACGTCTCGCCCACCGGCGCCGCGCTCGGGCCTCCTGGGGCTCGGAGTCGCCATGGGCCGGGTGATGCTCCGCTCTCACGCTGCGGCGCCGAGCCGCTCACCCGACCGGCTGGGCGCGGGCCTGCGACGGGCCTCCCGGTACCACGCCACGTGGTCGGCCACCATCCGGTCGCGGCCGAACCGCTCGGCCGCGCGTCTGCGGCAGGCTTCCCGGTCGAATCCATCGAGCCGGGAGCGGATCGTTTCCACCATCGCGTCCGCGTCGGGAACCAGGAACCCGGTCACACCCTCTTCGATCAGCTCCGGCGCGCTCCCGCGCGGGAACGCGACCACCGGGCATCCGCACAACATCGCCTCGATCATGACGAGTCCGAAGGGCTCTTCCCATGCGAGGGGCATGAGCAGCGCGCGTGCGCCGCGCAGCACCTCGGACTTCTGTTCCATTCCCACCTTGCCGAGATAACGCACGTGCGGCCGGCCCAGCCGTGGCAGCACCTCCCGTTCCGCGAAGCCGCGCGGCTCGTCCTCCGCGTGGATCGCCCCGCCCACCACGATGGGCACGTGGGCTCGCTCCGCAACATCGATGGCCACGTGCGGCCCCTTGGGCCGGGACAGCCGCCCGATGAAGCACACGTAGTCGCCGGCGCGCGTCGGCCCCGCGTACCGCGAGGCGTCGAGGCCGTGGTGGATCGTGCGGACGTGGGGCAGCGGCACCTCGAGCTGCCGCTGCCGTTCGCTGATGGTCACGTAGTACACGTCCGGGAAGAACGGGTAGTACGCGGAGCAGAGCGCGTCGCGCTCGTGATGTATGGTGTACACCATCGGAATATCGGGGGCCAGACGCGCGAGCGCCAGCGCCTCCGCGCTGTGCACGTGCACCACGTCGAACCCGTCCTGCACCACCCGCGCCATCGCCCAGCTGCTGTGGTTCAACGCGGCGAGCGACTCCGGCGGCCAGAACGCGTGCGGGAGCAACCACTCGAGCCGGGCCGTCGTGCGCGAGTCGCCGGTCGCGAACAGGACCACGTCGTGCCCGGCCGCGACGAGGCCTTCGGCCAGCTCGTAGACGACCAGTTCCGTGCCGCCGTAGTCGCGTGGCGGTACGGCCACGAACGGGGTCGATACCAGGGCGATTCTCATCGTTGGACTGGGCCGGGGTCATGCGCTTCCCCGGCCGGGCCGGGGAGCATGGTCTGTCGATGTGGGGCGCAAGAGATGTTCCAGTGGGGGTGACGGATTGCTTGACACTACCGCTGCGACGCGTCTAAGATCTAGCCGAGTGCCGATGCGGGGTGCCTGCCTGGAAATGAAACTGCTCGAGTACCTCCGCCCCGAGCACATCGTTCTCGATCTCGAGGCGCGAGACAGCGCCGAGGTGATCCAAACGCTGGTGCGCCGCATCCCGGAACTGGAAGCCGTCGCCGATCCCGCCGCCGTCGCAGAGGCGTTGCTCGCCCGAGAGGCCGCGCACACGACCGCGCTGGACAACGGGGTCGCGGTCCCCCATGCGACCGTGGCGGGGCTGGACCGGCCGCTGCTGGTGGTGGGGGTCTCGCGGGACGGTGTGCGGTACGGCCCGGCGGGGCTCGAGCCGGTCCAGGTGTTTTTCCTGCTGCTCTCGCCGCCGGAGCGGGCCGCACTGCACATCAAGTTGCTGGCGCGCATCGCCCGGCTCGTGCGGCGGCCCGGGCTGGTCGAGCGGCTGGGGGGCGCGGCCAGCCCGGAGGCGGTGTTCCGGGAGCTCGAACGCGTCGACGCTCAGCACGTGTGAGGGCCGACGATGCAACTGCTGGTCGCGGTCATCAATCAGGAAGAGAAGCTCGACGAGATCCTCTCGGGTTTCCTCGAGCTGGGCATCACGGGGGCGACGATCATCTCCAGTGAGGGGATGGGCCGCGTGCTCTCACACGACATCCCGATCTTC
This window encodes:
- a CDS encoding laccase domain-containing protein, producing the protein MPGSAVVARVREERVGGPVPWYVHRDWAARFPWLIQGITGRGDGPEPFDLGLSGSVPVGTALGRWRTLRDELGCERAVHARQVHGARLLWHGSGAPGLTLADAADGHATRAEGVLLTVSVADCVPVFLVDPEERAIALLHAGWRGTAAGILEAGVRALVGAGSRPGALHMHCGPAICGECYEVGPEVHAALGLPAPTRPTPVDLRAVLVDRAMRLGLDPAKITVSEFCTRCGPSPFFSHRAGHTGRQFAGLALRPGAGG
- the murA gene encoding UDP-N-acetylglucosamine 1-carboxyvinyltransferase, translated to MPKLIVEGGYPLRGKIRPAGNKNAALPALAASLLTDEPVILENIPDIRDVRTLLELLGHVGVEFEWVAPNTVRLQAREVRASELSPELTARIRASILLAGPMLARVGRMMLPPPGGDVIGRRRVDTHFLALSRLGARVQATRGYQIETDGLVGTDIFLDEPSVTATENAIMAAVLAKGTTRLRNAAAEPHVQDLCHLLNAMGARISGIGTHVLEIEGVERLHGARYRIGSDHIEVGSFIGLAAVTGGEILIEDAAVEHLDSTLLAFERLGIRCEIRGSDLFVPADQEREIRMDMGGHIPKIDDGPWPAFPADLTSIALVVATQCRGTILIHEKMFESRMFFADKVIGMGARIVLCDPHRAVVVGPSRLHAGVVESPDIRAGMALLIAALCAEGESHIYNTGQIERGYERIDERLRMLGARIQRQDSREV
- a CDS encoding amylo-alpha-1,6-glucosidase is translated as MATPSPRRPERGAGGRDVELTPVSGAELLGYERIACEIRSLAATELVLKENRYFLLTDAAGNIAPAGACELGLFYEDTRVLSHYELRTAGGRPDVLSSQAARVFISQIDLTITDREFGGDFREPKNFMHIRREQLLDDCMGDRMVFTNYLGRTVDFWAELRFAADFADIFEVRGAVRPRRGQYYRPLVGESEVVWLYRGLDGVLRRTRLEFSPRPDELEAGRALWRLPLDPRESAEIEVRIVAEVDGVPAPPRRPFNERVTALRAAYDEWRQGAARFRSDDDFFNAALDQAVVDLRALMVDVGGQRVIAAGIPWFTSPFGRDAIITSLETLPVRPDIARSCLRFLAAYQGRRVDEFTEEEPGKIMHELRRGEMVACREVPHTPYYGSVDATPLFVHLLAETVRWTGDLEFARELLPAAERAIEWIDRYGDLDGDGFVEYARRSPRGLVNQGWKDSHDGVPYPDGRLPEPPVALVEVQGYVVAAKQGMAYLYEVLGDPARAAALRGQAEELAARIREAFWMEDLDYFALALDGEKRQVPTITSNPGHLLLAGVPTPEQARRMADVLLGEHMFSGWGIRTVARTQPVYNPLSYHNGTVWPHDNALIAQGLARYGLRREAATVLGALFDTSLHFRYHRLPELFCGISRGETDAPVAYPVSCSPQAWAAGALFPVIQGILGIEPEATRQELRLVRPHLPPRLRYLDVLRLAVGASRVSLQFNRVGDRTMANVLEVEGEPLNVRIDVV
- a CDS encoding glycosyltransferase family 4 protein, coding for MRIALVSTPFVAVPPRDYGGTELVVYELAEGLVAAGHDVVLFATGDSRTTARLEWLLPHAFWPPESLAALNHSSWAMARVVQDGFDVVHVHSAEALALARLAPDIPMVYTIHHERDALCSAYYPFFPDVYYVTISERQRQLEVPLPHVRTIHHGLDASRYAGPTRAGDYVCFIGRLSRPKGPHVAIDVAERAHVPIVVGGAIHAEDEPRGFAEREVLPRLGRPHVRYLGKVGMEQKSEVLRGARALLMPLAWEEPFGLVMIEAMLCGCPVVAFPRGSAPELIEEGVTGFLVPDADAMVETIRSRLDGFDREACRRRAAERFGRDRMVADHVAWYREARRRPAPSRSGERLGAAA